The following proteins come from a genomic window of Nodosilinea sp. FACHB-141:
- a CDS encoding ATP-binding protein: protein MSVARDEVLTRYIENVQTRVTALYEETRQLPSDESQQLTTALLEELGLAVEELHIAEEELLAQNEQLAAANYIAEAERQRYQDLFNFAPDGYLVTDMNGVVQEANHAAVALLNLEQPYLIGKPLVSHVPPAERVSFRTLLNQIVTSHRIEGWELTIQRRKAATITVSTTVEIVKDIEGNGVGLRWQMRDISDRKKAEATLRQLQVENLELLEADRLRAQLLATVSHELKTPMNAILGFSQVLMAQFDPQRDSKTVRMVQRIFHNGQHLLGMIEDMLNFSRLRADQVELKLERFDLTDLIVTTIDELGTLADQKALTLEADLPDRPVVVVNDRNRLRQILTNLISNAIKFTDAGRIVVSLDPLPADRLLLQVKDTGCGISRDDQPHIFQEFWQVHDARSAAKGTGLGLAIVYALVQVMQGTITVNSELDRGSEFTIELPQSVSPSQEPPAICR, encoded by the coding sequence GTGAGTGTGGCAAGGGACGAGGTATTGACTCGCTATATTGAGAACGTTCAGACTCGGGTGACGGCGCTCTATGAAGAGACCCGACAACTTCCCTCAGACGAATCTCAGCAATTGACCACAGCTCTATTAGAAGAACTGGGCCTAGCGGTAGAAGAACTCCACATTGCCGAAGAAGAGCTGTTGGCCCAAAACGAACAGCTCGCTGCCGCTAACTACATTGCTGAGGCCGAGCGCCAGCGCTACCAAGATCTGTTTAACTTTGCCCCCGATGGCTACCTCGTAACCGATATGAACGGGGTGGTGCAGGAGGCAAATCATGCTGCCGTTGCGCTGTTGAACCTGGAGCAGCCCTACCTGATTGGCAAACCCCTAGTCTCCCATGTGCCCCCAGCTGAACGGGTGTCCTTTCGCACGCTGCTCAACCAAATTGTGACATCGCATCGCATTGAGGGCTGGGAGCTGACGATACAGAGGCGGAAAGCCGCCACCATCACCGTCTCGACAACGGTTGAGATCGTCAAAGATATCGAAGGCAATGGGGTTGGGCTGCGATGGCAAATGCGAGATATTAGCGATCGCAAAAAAGCCGAAGCCACCCTGCGCCAGCTGCAAGTTGAGAATTTAGAACTGTTAGAGGCCGATCGCCTGAGAGCGCAGCTGCTAGCCACGGTTTCCCACGAGCTCAAAACGCCGATGAACGCCATTTTGGGGTTTTCTCAGGTGTTGATGGCGCAGTTTGACCCCCAGCGCGACTCTAAGACGGTCAGGATGGTGCAGCGCATCTTTCACAACGGGCAGCACCTGCTCGGCATGATTGAAGACATGCTCAATTTTTCGCGGCTGCGGGCAGACCAAGTCGAGCTGAAGCTCGAACGCTTTGACCTGACCGACCTGATTGTGACCACCATAGACGAACTGGGCACATTGGCCGACCAAAAGGCCCTGACTCTAGAGGCAGACCTGCCCGATCGCCCCGTGGTAGTGGTCAACGATCGCAACCGGCTGCGGCAAATTTTGACCAACCTGATCTCCAACGCCATCAAGTTTACCGATGCCGGGCGGATTGTGGTGAGCCTAGACCCCCTACCCGCCGACCGACTGCTGCTCCAGGTCAAAGACACGGGCTGCGGCATTAGCCGAGACGATCAGCCCCACATTTTTCAAGAGTTTTGGCAGGTGCACGACGCTCGCAGCGCTGCCAAAGGCACCGGCCTGGGGCTGGCCATTGTCTATGCGCTGGTGCAGGTCATGCAGGGCACGATTACCGTCAACAGTGAGCTAGACCGGGGCAGTGAATTTACCATTGAACTACCGCAGAGCGTGAGCCCCAGCCAAGAGCCCCCCGCCATCTGCCGCTGA
- a CDS encoding DUF561 domain-containing protein, giving the protein MRSDLQRALDTRSALKIISGLTNFDPQRVVAVVKAADQGGATFVDIAADAELVRLAKAATTLPICVSAVEAEAFLAPVAAGADLIEIGNFDAFYAQGRRFEAPEVLELTRRTRALLPQITLSVTVPHILALDEQVSLAEALVAAGADIIQTEGGTSSQPTHPGTLGLIEKAAPTLAAAHAIARAVSVPVLCASGLSDVTAPMAIAAGAAGVGVGSAVNRLDNSLAMVAVVRQLAESLQRVRVSAAVQ; this is encoded by the coding sequence ATGCGCTCTGACTTACAACGCGCCCTCGATACCCGCAGCGCCCTCAAAATCATCAGCGGTCTTACCAACTTTGACCCCCAGCGGGTGGTGGCCGTGGTGAAGGCCGCCGACCAGGGCGGTGCCACCTTTGTGGATATCGCCGCCGATGCCGAGTTGGTCCGCTTGGCTAAGGCCGCCACGACTCTGCCCATCTGTGTTTCTGCCGTCGAGGCCGAGGCGTTTCTTGCCCCCGTGGCCGCTGGGGCCGACCTGATCGAAATTGGTAACTTTGATGCTTTCTACGCCCAGGGTCGGCGGTTTGAAGCGCCCGAGGTGCTCGAACTGACCCGCCGCACCCGCGCCCTGCTGCCCCAGATCACGCTGTCGGTCACGGTGCCCCACATTTTGGCGTTGGATGAGCAGGTGAGCCTGGCCGAAGCTCTGGTGGCCGCTGGGGCCGACATTATTCAGACTGAGGGGGGCACCTCTAGCCAGCCGACTCACCCCGGCACCCTGGGGTTGATTGAGAAGGCGGCGCCGACGCTGGCTGCCGCCCACGCGATCGCTCGGGCTGTGTCGGTGCCAGTGCTCTGCGCGTCGGGCTTGTCAGATGTGACGGCTCCGATGGCGATCGCCGCTGGAGCGGCTGGCGTTGGCGTGGGTTCTGCCGTCAACCGGCTCGACAACTCTCTGGCTATGGTCGCCGTAGTGCGCCAGCTGGCCGAGAGCCTGCAACGGGTGCGAGTCTCGGCAGCGGTGCAGTAG